TTAAGCATTCTACCAGGGTCAAGCTCTCTAGTTTGCCAAGAGCCCTATTAGTCAATTCCAAAAGAATATCATCAGTAATCTTCTCATTTAATGGATGACCTATGTGAATATTCTTCCAGCAGAGAGTATCACTTCGAACTGTGTCACGCAGAGTTTTGCAAACTGTTTCAACAACAAGAAGATCTCGCACACCAAGATAGGCAAAGGCATAATGCAAAGCCTGATGAGGAGCTCCATCATCATCAGCCAAACTAGTTCCACTGCACTCCCCAAGTTTTTCGGTCTGAAAGCCCACAAAACCCATATTTTCACTGCCCCTGATTTCATTCCCCAACCTCCATAAGTCATCCACGTTACAAGCTGATACGACACCAGTATGACTTAGTGATGAGTCAAATTCTTCACTCTGGAAGTCCACAAAACCCACATCTTCATTGCCCCTAGTTTCATTCCCCATACTCAAAATGTCATCCACATTACAAGCTGATCCGACACAATCATGACTCAGTGATGCCCCATGTTCTTCACTCTGAAAGTCCAAGAAACCCGCATCTTCATTGACCCTAGTTTCATTCCCCAAACTCAGAATATCATCCACATTACAAGCAGATCCGACACCATCATGACCTAACAATGCATCCTCTGCTTGCTTCTCCTCTAAACATGTGCTACCACATCTACCATCCACATTCAATTTCTGATCAAAAACCATGTTTGTAGGAAAAGCATGAAACTTCATCGCATTATTCCATATAAAATTAAGACCAACATAAAATTGATAATCCCCATCACTTGTCCCCACATCATTCCTCCTAAATCCACCATAGTCCACCTCCAAATCCTCAAGCCAACCAGTTATCGCTGTAAAAGTGGTACTCATATCCATGCCAAAGGGATCTGAAGGCAAAAGATCGAGAATGTCACTGGAAACAGGCTCATGTGACCCACACCTATCACCCCTGTCCCTTCCGTAGTCAAAGCACTCCTCAACTTTCTCTTGGATGCCGTCCACAAGGTACCCATTCGCAATTCTCATAGAAGAAACCAATTTGTCCTCAGATAAATGCCCAGGAAAGATGGGCCGATGTGAGAAATTCAAGGCCATGATTCTTTATAGAATATATACAATATGATAAGCAAACCCCAGaaacctctgtttttttttctttttcttttcgatTCGAAGAGGAAAAATAAACGTATTCTTTGGAGGTAATGAATGAAACGTAAACCTAGaattaaaacagaaaaaaatagagaaaagaaGTGGAAATTTGTAGAAGACCAGGGAAGCGAAGGATCTAACAAGAAAACCCTCAATTTCTGATGACAAACTAAAACAACGCAACCAAAAATTTCACGGAGTTTCTTGCAAAACGGAACGCAAGATCAGCtagaatcaaatcaaaataaaaggaaaataaccAGGAATCGTGAGTCGAGACTTTATCTACACAAGAATAAGCAATcaataattttgtttaattttcttcGTAATTCTTACCTAAACCAGAATAGCAAACTAAGATTCGTAATCAATCAAACTCgataaggaaaagagagaaggaataAAAGAGTGACCTGAATCAGGAATAACCAAATCAAATTCGACCCAGAATCAACCCTccttaacccaaaaccccatttGTCCCAGAGAACCAATCGACAGAGTCTCCTGGCGTCGACTACTCACCAAGGAACAGAAGCAAAACCTCGCCTTTTCCTTCTCGTTTCTCTGATTCTCTTTCAAGCAGTCAGAAGGTAGAATCTTGAAAGAGCGAGTTTCGGGTCTTTTCCTCTCTGGTTTGGGGAATTCGATCCGAATACAGAGGACAAAGGGTTCGTATACCAAGTTCGGAGAAGAAACAGGAAACAGCAAAAGAGCGACGAACGAacaatatttgaaaaataattaggaatataagaaaataaaatatatattgacaATAAATCTGCAGATAGAAAACCCAAATGGATTCGGAGAAACTGACACGTGTCAGTGAAAATTCCTCTCCATACGCTTTAAGATGTGGTGGCGGGAGGGTGGAGTTGGTCTCCGAATCACGCGGTCCTCTCGTGTCCGTCTGATCGGATATCGAACAGACATAAGTTGCCTAGTTGGCGTGGGACCTACATTTTTCGCGTACCGTGGTGGGTTGAGCGACAAGGTTATTTTGGACTTTTCCGccccaaataaaataaaaatccgaTGGGACCTACAACATTTATGGCGTACCGTGGTGGGTTGAACGACTGTGGGGTTTAGTTTGGACTTATCCGACCCAAATAAAAATCCGACccattttaatattttgtaattaaatatgtcattttaacttCCTAAGCAAGATGAAGACTTCTTTAATGTTAGACTATTCATCCTCTTTATTGGTCTTAATCTCTAATTAGTAAATTGTCCATTTCAAGAGATTCCaacaaaaagagtacaaagtgTTTAAATTATCTTTCtccaagggtttttttttttttttttttttcttttctttgtttgggtTGTGTCAAAAGTCATATTTGGGGTGCTTTAGAGAGTTATAAATTTATGGAAGTGAGAAATTAATTAAGTCAGCACACCTTGGGGGATAGTTCATACTTCTTTGTCAACAAAAGACCTCTCCCAAGTTATGACAATCAGAAGAGCAGATCATAATTGATTCAGTTGCTCTATGCCTCTATCTACCTGATTGAATGTTTGGAACATTTTCCTTCACTAGGAAGGAAAAGAGGGGGTAAGAGAATCTATTATTATCAACTTCTGTTGGAAGATCAAGGAATCCTTCATTACCCAAGTTCTTCAAAGACCAGTAAACCACCTGCacaagcatcaaaatgcactcCTTCAAGCTTAAGCTTTTGAAAACGTTTTAGGGCAACAGAGGTTGTCTAAAGCTTGAAGACAGATTTAGGAACAAGAGTAATGTGTCAGTGCAATAAACTTTGCACGAACAGAGTTATGCTAACAATGCGTAGACGGGAAGTTTGGATTCTCACAAACAGAGTTATCACcacaaacaagaagaaaaaaagttggATTATAGACACTCAGGACAGCGTTTACCCTGAATCCTCAGTGTTGTTACTTATTCTAAGTTCAAGCTAATAAGACGACGCCATCAAAAATAAACTATCAAAATTCAGGTTGGCaaaccaaaagcaaaacaaaaagaacAGTGAGAAACGAATTCGAAAACCTTTCAACAAGATATATGATTCAATTCCTCGACTTCTTTCTTGATGATTTGGATGAAGGCTTCGATTGGTCTGCAGGTGCATTCTGTGTGGCTCCTTTTGAACTGGTAGCTTGGCTTGATTTGGAatttgatgtgttggaattggTACCAGAAGCAGTTTCACTCTTTTCTCTAACTACAGCACCTTGAGAGCCTCTCACCTGAGCTGCTCTCTTGTCCTTTCTTTTAGGCCTGTAACTCGACCTCTCTCTCCTCGGGAGCCACCTTTCGGGATCAGGAGGAGGACCTGGGTTAGCAGGGTCAAAACCTTTAGGGTATCTtggttttctctttctctttctctttggtTTCTCTTTAGTTTT
This genomic stretch from Tripterygium wilfordii isolate XIE 37 chromosome 22, ASM1340144v1, whole genome shotgun sequence harbors:
- the LOC119991282 gene encoding F-box protein SKIP14-like, whose amino-acid sequence is MALNFSHRPIFPGHLSEDKLVSSMRIANGYLVDGIQEKVEECFDYGRDRGDRCGSHEPVSSDILDLLPSDPFGMDMSTTFTAITGWLEDLEVDYGGFRRNDVGTSDGDYQFYVGLNFIWNNAMKFHAFPTNMVFDQKLNVDGRCGSTCLEEKQAEDALLGHDGVGSACNVDDILSLGNETRVNEDAGFLDFQSEEHGASLSHDCVGSACNVDDILSMGNETRGNEDVGFVDFQSEEFDSSLSHTGVVSACNVDDLWRLGNEIRGSENMGFVGFQTEKLGECSGTSLADDDGAPHQALHYAFAYLGVRDLLVVETVCKTLRDTVRSDTLCWKNIHIGHPLNEKITDDILLELTNRALGKLESLTLVECLKITDDGLKRVLERNGRLTKLCVPGCTRLSIEGIVTSLTAFKNVGAQGVKQLSIGWIYGVTQKHFEELKLLLGTDSCAQQNTHKLRFYHRWNIYLSCEDDRPIDIESCPRCQNPRLVYDCPAEGCLGNKNTTQACRACTICIPRCAECGRCINDGEYEETFCLELLCLACGKQLLNSHERRDSKIGLSNDLSCNVSVHG